A window of Phycisphaerae bacterium genomic DNA:
GTATCCGGCAGAACGATTCCGCCCGCCGTCTTCGACTCGGCCTCCACGCGCTTGACCAAAACTTTGTCACCCAACGGACGCACTTTCAGCTTGGCCATTGCCAGCTCTCCTTTCAACAAACCAACTTCCCTAATCGTTTGTTCTCTCGCCGCGCCATTGCCGGAAAACCCGCACGCGCAGGCGTTCGGCGCATGTTTCAACACCCCCCCTGGAGCAAAGTCGATGCCAACCTCGGGCCCCAAAGGCCCAGTTGTCGCCATATCAGCCCTAACCTATTCTATGGAAACAACTTACGAGCAACCGAACGGATGAGAATCAGCCCCCCCACTGCCCAAGTGCCTGCCATAATCGGACTGGCTGAACGGTTGTCTGTCAGAATGGCACGCGAGCCAAACGGGCTGACGCAACATGTCGCGTCGCCTGTGGCCGGACCGCCCGCCTCCTGCTTTCACCGAGCCGGGACGGTCACTTCCAGCCACTGGGCAGGCGTAATCGCCCTCGCCCGAACCTCGCCGAGCCCTGCCGGTACCAGAACCACATCCCCAGGACGGCAATCCAGCCGTTCCTCACCTGAACCCCACTCAACCCGCCCCAGACCCTTTAACAGCACCCAGATGGCAAACGACTCCATCGGGGCATCCTGCGTAACCCCCTGGGCAATATCGAGCTTATCCATCACAAAACAAGGACATCCGACCAGCCGGGTCACCGTGGCCATGGTCGTACCCAGGTGCAGGTGTTGCTGCATGGGCGACGCCGGCGGTGAAGTGAAGTCGATGCAGCGCACCGCCTGCTCGAGATGCAATTCACGCGGCTTGCCGCTGGCTGGGTCCACTCTGCCCCAATCATAAGTTCGGTAGGTTATATCCGACGGCGTTTGAACCTCGGCCACCAGTACACCGGCCCCCAGTGCGTGTGGCGTCCCGCTCGGCAGATAATAGCAGTCGCCCTGCGAAACGCTGATCTTGCGAAGGACGCCTTCCACAAGGCCCGTCCGCATCGCTTCGACAAAAACATCCCGCGACACGCCCGGTTCGAGTCCATGGTAGATCACTCCGGCCGGGTCGGCGTCCAAAACATACCATGCCTCATGCTTGACTCGAACGTTCCCGCCAAGTTCGCGGGCCACTTGCTCCGTCGGATGAACCTGGATACTCAGATTCTCGCGGGCGTCCAGATACTTGATCAGCAGCGGAAATCGTCCCTCAAACAGATCCGCGTTCCCAAGTAGAGCACGCCCCCACCGCTTCACCAACTCCGTCAGCGTTCGCCCCTTGGCCGGACCATTACGCGCGCGCGACGCGTCCCCCTCAAGATCTACCAGCTCCCACGACTCCCCGATCGGCTCGCTCCCCACGGGCTCGCGGTTGAAATGGTCGAAAATACGACGGCCTCCCCACAACTTGGGCTTGTAGATCGGCTCGAAAAGCAACGGATAAGGCTCCATATAGCTCCCTCTCGACAAGTCGAGGTTAAAGAACCGGATTCTAGCGAGCCAAGCCCCGCGAGAGAAGTGCCGTTGAATCCCAAACACCGGAAGGTCCGCCTCGTTGGCGTTACCAGGCCCGACTGCGGTACAATCCCGCGTGGCGCCGGGAGCCTGCCTGTTGCCAGCGCCATGAGACCGGCAAGATGTAGCTCGACTATACTCGCCGAAATCCGATCGTACACTCCGGGAAACCGGCCCCGCCCTCGAGGGTTCGAATAGGCATGCAGACCGCGTAACGAAAGGACATACGATGAAACAAGCCACCTTCCACACCGAGTTCGGCACGATGACCGCCCGGTTCTTCCCCGACGTCGCCCCCAAGCACGTGGAGAATTTCCTCGCCCTGGCCGAGGAAGGGTTCTATGACAACCGAACCTTCCACCGCATTGTCGAAGGCTTCATGATCCAGGGCGGCTGCCCGCGAGGCGACGGCACGGGAAACGGGCCGCGCCGTTTGCGGGCCGAGTTCAACGACAAGCCCCACCAGCTCGGTACACTATCCATGGCGCGAACGAATGACCCCGACTCGGCCAGTTGTCAGTTCTTCATCTGCCTGGACCGATGCGAATTCCTCGATGGAAAGTACACCGTCTTCGGTGAACTCGCGGATGAATCGTCCATCCAGACACTCAAGAAGATCGGCGCGGTCAAGACCCGCGACCCCGGAACCGGTGAGAAATCGTTCCCCGTCAAACCCGTGTACATCCAGAAGATCACCGTGCAGGAAGTGCCAGATGCGTGAAGCAGCGGGGGCTGGAGACTGGGGTCTGGGGTCTGGGGTCTGGGGTCTGGGGGCCGGGGGCTTGGGGACTAGGGCGTTCGAGCCGCAAGCAGGTCGGAGCACATGGCCGCAAGGCTCATTGCTGGCCCCAGATTCGCTGGCCCCAGATTCGCTGGCCCCAGATTCGCTGGCCCCAGATTCCTATCTGGGGCCTTGTGCAGTGAGGATTCCCACCCTTATTCTCGCTGGCCCCAGATTCCTATCTGGGGCCTTGTGCAGTGAGGATTCCCACCCTTATTCTCGCCGAATGTGGATTGGATTCCGCCACAAGGTAGGGCAGGTCGAAGCCGACGCAGTCGGCGTAGACCTGCCGCTGAACCTGTGCCTGCAAGATCGCGAACGAAACGAACCCAATGAAAACACCCGAACGACACTCTGATACAACTCCCTCCCCAGACGAGGCTTCAATCGCCGACGGCCGGCCGATTGTCTGCATTTTCGGCAGCTACTCGCCAAAGCCCGGTGAGCCGCTGTACGAGCAGGCCTACGCGATCGGGCACGCTCTGGCCAAGGCGGGTTTCGTCGTCGCCAACGGCGGCTACGACGGCATCATGGAGGCCAGCGCCAAGGGGGCCAAGGACGCTGGAGGCTCAACCATTGGGGTAACCTGCGACATCTTCAGCGACTACCGCGGCCGGCCGCTCAAGGCCAACCGCTATATCGATCGGGAGATTTCGCACAAGACGGTTCTGGCCCGGATCGAACAGATGATCGAGATGTCGGCCGGGTACGTGATCCTCGAAGGCGGCACCGGGACGCTCAGCGAGTTCGGGATTGTCTGGGAATACGTCGCCAAGAAGCTGATCCGCCCCCGCCCGATCTTCATCGTCGGCGATTTCTGGAAACCGACGGTCGAGCGCGTCACCGCCGCCCGCCCCAGCCACGGCAAGCACGTCCACTGCGTCAGCACGCCCGAAGAGATCATCGCCATCGCCCGAGCGGCGATTCCGATCCCGCGAACAGGCAGTTGAGCCATGGGCTCCGGAGGAGCCCCGGGACGTAGCCAGGGGTGGAGCGAAGCGAAACCCCTGGGAGCCAGTCCTCCTCGGTAGCAATCCGCCCTCCGATGCGGGGCGGAGGAATCCGCAGCTCATGTCAGAGCGGCTTCTGCTCCTTCGGGGATCTCACTTCTCGCCGATTCTCTCGAGAGTCACACGAACAACGTCGTCGTCGAGGTACAGACCGGCGGCTCGCAGGTCGGCAAAAACCGAAGAAGCCAAAGGCACGAGACCGCGTTGCTTGGCTCGGACCACAACGCCAAGAGTACCGATGAGCGCCACGCCCAATGCGCGGGCAGCCGCGCGAGCAGTGGCATCGTCGAGTACCGCGATGGCCCGGAGATCGAGAGCGATCGCCAAGACGGCGGATTCTCCCGCACCCAGACCCCATTCTGTGACCGCGTCGGGAACCTGCGCAGGTGACCGGCGGGAAGCCCAGCCAGACAACACCGCCGCCCGGGCAGGGTCATCATCGGGCCCAGCAAGGATTTCCGCTGCCACCGCCTCCGGTAACAAGAGCGGGCTCGCAAGCTCCTCAAGCAATCGCAGTTGACCAATTCTGGCCAAAGCGATGACCGGCGAGGCGTTGACGACCCACGTCTCACTCACCCTCGGCCTCCCGCACAACCTCATCAGGCGCGTACTGGAACGGGGAGACACTCAGCCGGGACAGGGCATCGATGAACTGACGGCGAGGTAGACCGGCGATCTCCGCCGCGCGGCCCTGGGATACAAGGCCTAACTCATACCATTTGACCGCGGCAGCCAGGCGCATTTCCTCGGCAAAGCTCTTGGGGTCTTTCCGAAGGGCCGCCAGAACGCCTTCAGGCAACTCGATCATCATGCGGACCATCGCCGAGCCTCCATATCAACCTGTTCATTCTAGCAACCTTGTGGTCGGTCCGGAAGAGGGATATGAGGCTCTGCAAAGCCACGCGTATCGCGATGATGCCGATCGAAACTACCGACTCCGAACACATGAACAACGTACCTGCGCACGAAACATGTGAGCGGGCATACTCCGGAGGCGAGCCTGCTTTCTCCATGTCGAGCGTGGCCCCCGGCTTTTTGAGCTTCTTGTGCCTTTTCGCGGCTCTCTTCCGTCGGCTCAATCGAGTTGTTGGCCGCAAGAAGCTCAAAAGGCACATAAGCGACAAAGAAGATCCGCCGCACCGCCCTGCATCGGTGCACCTCCACATGACGATTGCTGCCCTTTGGGTTTGACGGATGCGCGGGTATACTACCTGTTCTCTTGGTCTGAACAGGTTGTGATTGTCTGGAAGGAATGAGTGATGGCAGCACCCACCGGGAATGTGATGGACAGAATTGTGGCCCTGTGCAAGCGGCGCGGGTTTATCTTTCAGAGCAGCGAAATCTACGGCGGCATCAACGGATTCTGGGACTACGGCCCTCTGGGCGTGGAGCTCAAGCGGAACATCAAGGAGGCCTGGTGGAAAGATATGGTCCAGGACCGCGAGGACATGGTCGGCCTCGACTGCTCGATCATCATGCACCCCCAGGTGTGGAAGGTGAGCGGCCACTACGATCTGTTCAGCGACATGATGGTGGACTGCAAGGCATGCAAGGCTCGTTTTCGGGCGGACCAGCTCAAAGAGATGCAGTGCCCGATGAAACCAAGCAAGCACCCGGGAGAGCACGACAAGTGCGAGTTGACCGAACCCCGCGAGTTCAACCTGATGCTTGAGACTTACCCCGGTCCGATCAAGGACGAGGCCAACCGGGCTTTCCTCCGCCCCGAGACCGCACAGGGCATCTTCGTCAACTTCAAAAACGTCTGCGACAGCACGCGGATCAAGATCCCCTTCGGAATCGCCCAGATCGGCAAGAGCTTCCGCAACGAGATCACCCCGCGCAACTTCACCTTCCGCTCGCGCGAGTTCGAGCAGATGGAAATCGAGTTCTTCTGCCACCCCAGCGAGTCGAACAAGTGGTACGAGTACTGGCGCGACGTGCGATTCAATTGGTACACCAGCCTTGGCCTGGCCGGCAACAAGCTGCGCCTGCGCGAGCACGGCAAGGAGGAACTGAGCCACTACAGTTGCGGCACCAGCGACATCGAGTACGCGTTCCCCTTCCTGGCCGAGGGCGATTTCGGCGAGCTGGAGGGCGTGGCCCACCGCGGCGACTTCGACCTCCGCAGCCACATGGAAGGCAAGCTGATCAACAAGGACGGCAAGCTGGTGCTCGATGTCGGTCCGGACGGCAAACCCAGGTGGAAAGGCAGCGGCAAGGACCTGAGCTACTACGACGACGAACGCAAGGAACGATTCATCCCGCACGTCATCGAACCGTCGGCCGGGGCCGATCGCGGCACGCTGGCCTTCATCTGCGAGGCATACACCGTCGATGAATCCCGCCCCAGCCCGGAACTGATGAAGTTCCACCCGCGACTGGCCCCCATCAAGGCCGCCATCTTCCCCCTGGTCAATAAGGACGGGCTGCCCGAGATCGCCGAGCCAATCTACCGCGAGGTCCGAAAACGCTGGCCCGCCCAGTACGACGCCAAGGCCTCCATCGGCAAGCGCTACGCCCGCATGGACGAGGCCGGAACCCCCTACTGCTTCACCATCGACGGCCAGACCAAGGAAGACGGCACCGTCACCGTCCGCGATCGCGACACCGGTGCCCAGCAGCGCATCAACAAGTCCCGCGTGACGGAATACCTGACAGAGAAACTCTCGCGATGATCCGATGATCTGCGGGAGCGTTCCAACGACTCCCACGTCCAATCCCCCTCCTCGCCCACACAGGGCAAGCTGTGCGGGATTACCCGAGCGCTTCACAAGCGAGCGCCGGGCTCGCGACGCGCCAGGCCACCATCGACCCAATGACCCTCGCCAAGAGGCAAACGCCTGACCGACCAGTCCATAGACACCCCAAGGCGCTTACCATGAAGCGCCCCCACGTGCCCGTTGCGCAGCCCAGACCCTCTGCAGGTCGCCTGCCGATTATCCGGACCCGTGCCTCGTAGCTGGTCAAGTACGTCTCGTGCTATGTCGATCATAAGAGAGACACGACCCTCTGCCGCTGGCGAAGCGTCGGCGGGCGTTGCCGTCGAATGGGGAACAGACCTCCGCCCGTCAAAGAGTGCCCACCACGCCGCCGGACAGGCCTGCCGCTGCAGGCGGCTGGAGACCGGGAGATGCACTCAGAATGAGTCAGACAACTGCTGAAGCCGCTGTCGAGGCCGACCCCGCCGAACTGGAACAACAGATCCGCGCCCGTGTCGAGTCGCTCTCCCACCTGCCAACCACCGTCGCGGTTGCCATGAAGCTCGTTGAGCTCCGCGACAACCCTGACGCCGAGCCGAGCGATTACGCGAAAGTCATCGGGGCGGACGCCTCGCTGAGCGCCAAGCTCCTGGCCCTCGCCAACTCCCCTTGGTTCGGCATCCGCAACAAAATCACCACCGTCCGAAACGCCATCAATCTGCTCGGCCTCGGAACCGTTCGCACCATGGCCATCAGCTACTGTATGGCAGGGTTGCACAACGAACTACGCTTGAGTCGCGATGAGTCAAGGCGCTTTTGGGAAACATGCCTCTGCAAGGCCGTGGCTGCCCGTTGTTGTGCACAGAAGCTGAACCCGGCTTTGGCCGAGGAAGCCTTTGTGGCCGGCTTGTTCGAGGACCTTGCCGTCCCGGTCATGTACTCGGTCGCCCGACAGCAGTACCTGGCGATCCTCGCCGACCCCGCCTGCGACGCTCAGGGACAATTGCAGCGTGAACATGATCTGTTCCATCTTGACCACACCGGGCTCGGCCGCATCCTGGCACAGAAACTCGAACTCCCGGAAGTCTTCGTGGACGCCATCGCGTTTCATCACGACCAGGAACGCCTCAAGGCATTCATGGCCGACATGGCGACCGCTCAGGCGATTCACATCGCGGCACTGTTCCCCCACGACCTGGACGCATGGAACAGTCGGGACGCAAATGAGTTGTGTGGCATCATTGACGAGACCGAAGGCTTGAACGAGATCGGGCCCGCCGCGTTCCTGCAGGAAGTCCAAAACGGCGTCGATGAGTACTACCGCTTCTTCGATGAGGGCGGACGACTCGATAAGCAACTCTCAGACTTGCTGATCCAGACTTCTAAAGAAGGAGCCGAGAACACCGAACATCTGGTCAAGACCGTTCACCGGCTCATGCAGGAAGCAGCCAACGTCGGGCTGCAAATGAACCAACTCATCGACCGCAATATCACGCTGATGGACAAGGCCAACCGCGATCAGTTGACCGACCTGCTCAATCGCGAGGGTTTCGCCGCCGCGGCCGAGCAAACCCTGGCCAAGGCATCTCGCTACGGCATGAGCTTCGCCGTCGCCTTCTTCGACGTCGACAAGTTCAAGACCTTCAACGACGCCTACGGGCACCACTTTGGCGACCGCGTGCTCAGGTCGATTGCACAATGTCTCACGACCTCAACCCGAGAACAGGACATCAAGGCCCGCATGGGGGGCGATGAGTTCATCCTGCTGATCCCCGATTGCAGCAAGGCCGAAGCTCAGGACACGGTCAAACGGCTGCTCGAACAGGTCGCCGCAGCAACGATCGGAAGACATACCGACCAGGCCCGCGCCACCCTCAGTGCCGGCCTTCTATACGTCACGCCCTCCCATACCCAGCATCCCTTGCAAAGCCTGATCGACGCAGCCGACAAACTCATGTACGAGTCAAAACAAGCCGGCGGTAACCGAGTCACCAGCCGCGTAATCTGACCCAGCACGAACCGCCAAACCGGAAACCAGCTACCCTGTGCAGGCCCCGCCACGCAGAAGAGCATTGATAACGTCGCTGTGCGCGAGATCCTCGCTCCAACCAAAGAACGTCTCGACCAGGAAGACGAAGTCCGCGTTTTCTGCCTCGTCTGTCCGTCCCCGTCAGACACGAGGACGCCGAATACCACCCTTCCGTCTCAACTCAAGCCCAAACAGGTAGATGTCGGGGACATGGATTCTCTTGTCCTCCGTCTCGCGAAGAATGCCGAGGCTAATGAGATACTGCACCAAGCGATCCTTGTCCTCGCCGAGGAAGTCGGGCAACTTCTGCCATGGCACCTTGCCAAGACATCGGCGGAACTCCCCACGTTCCATGGGTACCGTCTTCCCTTTCAGACTGGCGCCGATATCGTCAATCCAGTCATACTCCTCTCTGAGTTCCTGCAGCCGATCTTT
This region includes:
- a CDS encoding DUF3368 domain-containing protein; this translates as MSETWVVNASPVIALARIGQLRLLEELASPLLLPEAVAAEILAGPDDDPARAAVLSGWASRRSPAQVPDAVTEWGLGAGESAVLAIALDLRAIAVLDDATARAAARALGVALIGTLGVVVRAKQRGLVPLASSVFADLRAAGLYLDDDVVRVTLERIGEK
- a CDS encoding UPF0175 family protein; this encodes MVRMMIELPEGVLAALRKDPKSFAEEMRLAAAVKWYELGLVSQGRAAEIAGLPRRQFIDALSRLSVSPFQYAPDEVVREAEGE
- a CDS encoding peptidylprolyl isomerase; this encodes MKQATFHTEFGTMTARFFPDVAPKHVENFLALAEEGFYDNRTFHRIVEGFMIQGGCPRGDGTGNGPRRLRAEFNDKPHQLGTLSMARTNDPDSASCQFFICLDRCEFLDGKYTVFGELADESSIQTLKKIGAVKTRDPGTGEKSFPVKPVYIQKITVQEVPDA
- a CDS encoding class I mannose-6-phosphate isomerase; its protein translation is MEPYPLLFEPIYKPKLWGGRRIFDHFNREPVGSEPIGESWELVDLEGDASRARNGPAKGRTLTELVKRWGRALLGNADLFEGRFPLLIKYLDARENLSIQVHPTEQVARELGGNVRVKHEAWYVLDADPAGVIYHGLEPGVSRDVFVEAMRTGLVEGVLRKISVSQGDCYYLPSGTPHALGAGVLVAEVQTPSDITYRTYDWGRVDPASGKPRELHLEQAVRCIDFTSPPASPMQQHLHLGTTMATVTRLVGCPCFVMDKLDIAQGVTQDAPMESFAIWVLLKGLGRVEWGSGEERLDCRPGDVVLVPAGLGEVRARAITPAQWLEVTVPAR
- a CDS encoding GGDEF domain-containing protein; the encoded protein is MSQTTAEAAVEADPAELEQQIRARVESLSHLPTTVAVAMKLVELRDNPDAEPSDYAKVIGADASLSAKLLALANSPWFGIRNKITTVRNAINLLGLGTVRTMAISYCMAGLHNELRLSRDESRRFWETCLCKAVAARCCAQKLNPALAEEAFVAGLFEDLAVPVMYSVARQQYLAILADPACDAQGQLQREHDLFHLDHTGLGRILAQKLELPEVFVDAIAFHHDQERLKAFMADMATAQAIHIAALFPHDLDAWNSRDANELCGIIDETEGLNEIGPAAFLQEVQNGVDEYYRFFDEGGRLDKQLSDLLIQTSKEGAENTEHLVKTVHRLMQEAANVGLQMNQLIDRNITLMDKANRDQLTDLLNREGFAAAAEQTLAKASRYGMSFAVAFFDVDKFKTFNDAYGHHFGDRVLRSIAQCLTTSTREQDIKARMGGDEFILLIPDCSKAEAQDTVKRLLEQVAAATIGRHTDQARATLSAGLLYVTPSHTQHPLQSLIDAADKLMYESKQAGGNRVTSRVI
- a CDS encoding LOG family protein encodes the protein MKTPERHSDTTPSPDEASIADGRPIVCIFGSYSPKPGEPLYEQAYAIGHALAKAGFVVANGGYDGIMEASAKGAKDAGGSTIGVTCDIFSDYRGRPLKANRYIDREISHKTVLARIEQMIEMSAGYVILEGGTGTLSEFGIVWEYVAKKLIRPRPIFIVGDFWKPTVERVTAARPSHGKHVHCVSTPEEIIAIARAAIPIPRTGS
- a CDS encoding glycine--tRNA ligase, translated to MDRIVALCKRRGFIFQSSEIYGGINGFWDYGPLGVELKRNIKEAWWKDMVQDREDMVGLDCSIIMHPQVWKVSGHYDLFSDMMVDCKACKARFRADQLKEMQCPMKPSKHPGEHDKCELTEPREFNLMLETYPGPIKDEANRAFLRPETAQGIFVNFKNVCDSTRIKIPFGIAQIGKSFRNEITPRNFTFRSREFEQMEIEFFCHPSESNKWYEYWRDVRFNWYTSLGLAGNKLRLREHGKEELSHYSCGTSDIEYAFPFLAEGDFGELEGVAHRGDFDLRSHMEGKLINKDGKLVLDVGPDGKPRWKGSGKDLSYYDDERKERFIPHVIEPSAGADRGTLAFICEAYTVDESRPSPELMKFHPRLAPIKAAIFPLVNKDGLPEIAEPIYREVRKRWPAQYDAKASIGKRYARMDEAGTPYCFTIDGQTKEDGTVTVRDRDTGAQQRINKSRVTEYLTEKLSR